In the Stigmatella erecta genome, GGAGGGCACCTGCTCTTCTCGGGCAGCAACGCCGCCTCCCAGCTCCTGGCGGGCAGCGCGGAGGACCAGGCCTTCCTGGCGGACATCCTCCGCGCCTCGGTGGGCAGTGGCACCTCCTCGCTCCTCGTGGAGGGCCAGCCGGGCCAGTGGCTCGCCCCGGCCACGAACCTGGCGCTCGACGACGGGAGGCGGGGAGGGCTGGCGGTGGGCGTAACCGACGTGCTGGCCCCGGCCGGCGGGGCGCTCCCCGTGCTGCGCTACGCCGGGACGGAGTTCCCGGCGGGAGTGGCCTCGGCGCCAGGGGGACAGGTGCTCTTCCTGGGAATTCCCCTGGAAGGCCTGGTGAGCCCCTGGCGCCGGGAGTACGTGATGGGCGCATTCCTGGCCCGGACGGGGCTGCTCGCCACGGAGCCCGCCCCGCCGGGCGACGAGCCGCCGCTGCCTGACCCGGGACCTGCCAACCAGTGGACCCCTGCCACGGGCAATGACGTCCGGCCGCCCGATCCGGTCCCGCCTCCTTATGTGGTGGGCGAGGTGCCAGCGTCCTACGAAGCGGCGGACACGGGCTGTGGTTGTGGCGCGGGCTCGGCTCCGGTGTTCATGGCGTGGTGGGGCTTGCTCGTAACTGTGCAGCTCCAACGAGCGCGCCGGCGCACGAAGCATTCCAGTCGTTGACTCGGGTGCGGCACATGCCTACGGTCGGCCGCTCTTTAACTCGACCCATCCCGCGTGGGCAGTGGGCCCACCGCCCTGAAGGAGAAGGATAGACATGGCTACCAAGATCGCCATCAACGGCTTTGGCCGCATCGGCCGCTGCGTGCTGCGCGCCGCGCTCAGCCGCAAGGAGCAGGACATCGAGATCGTCGCGATCAACGATCTCGACAAGCCCTCCTCGCTGGCCTACCTGCTCAAGTACGACTCCGTGCACCGCACGTGGCCCGGAGAGGTGAAGGCGACCGAGAAGGGCATCATCGTGGACGGCCACACCATCGCCGTCACCGCGGAGCGGGATCCGGCGGCGCTGCCCTGGAAGTCGCTGGGCGCGGACATCGTGCTGGAGTGCACGGGCCGCTTCACCGCGCGCGAGGGGGCCGAGAAGCACCTGGCCGCGGGCGCCAAGAAGGTCATCGTCTCGGCGCCGGCCAAGGGTCCGGACCTGACGATCGCCTACGGCATCAACCACGATCAGTACGATCCGAAGAAGCACCACATCCTGTCCAACGCCTCGTGCACCACCAACTGCCTGGCGCCGGTGGCCAAGACGCTGCTCGACAGCTTCGGCATCGAGAAGGGCCTGATGACGACGGTGCACAGCTACACCAACGACCAGCGCGTGCTGGACCTGGCGCACGAGGACATGCGCCGCTCGCGCGCCGCCGCGCTGTCGATGATCCCCACGAGCACGGGCGCCGCGAAGGCGATCGGTGAGGTGCTGCCGTCGCTCAAGGGCAAGCTGCACGGCCTGGCCATCCGCGTGCCGACCCCGAACGTGTCCCTGGTGGACCTGACGGTGGTGACGAGCAAGTCCGTGACCGAGGACGCGCTGAAGGCGGCCTTCCGCAAGAACGCCGAGGGGCCGCTCAAGGGCATCCTGCAGTACAGCGAGGAGCAGACGGTCTCCATCGACTTCAACGGCAACCCGCACTCGGCCATCTTCGACGCGACCAACGCCTACGTCATGGGGGAGAACCTCGTGAAGGTGATGGCGTGGTACGACAACGAGTGGGGCTTCTCGAACCGCATGGTGGACACCACCAAGTTCCTGGCGTCCAAGGGCTTCTAAGTCCGCGCCGCGGCCGAGAGGGGAGAGACCAAGATGATCCGCTACATCGATGACATGCAGCTGACGGGCAAGCGCGTCTTCATCCGCGTGGACTTCAACGTCCCGCTGGAGGGCCGGCGCGTGACCGACGACACCCGCATCCGCGAGGCGCTGCCGACCATCCGCCGCGCGCTGGAGATGGGTGGCAAAGTCATCCTGGCCTCTCACCTCGGCCGTCCCAAGGGGCCGGATCCGAAGCTGTCGCTGGAGCCCGCCGCCTCGAAGCTGGCCGAGCTGCTCGGGGCCAAGCACGAGGTGATTCTCGCCGACGACTGCGTGGGCGACGGGGTGAAGAAGCAGGTGCGGGAGCTGAAGGACGCGCAGGTGCTGGTGCTGGAGAACCTGCGCTTCCACAAGGAAGAGGAGGCCAATGACGAGGCCTTCGCGCGCGAGTTGGCGGCGCTGGCGGACGTGTACATCAACGATGCGTTCGGCACCGCGCACCGCGCCCACGCGTCCACTGCGGGCATGGTCCCCTTCGTGAAGGAGAAGGGCGCGGGCCTGCTGATGCGCAAGGAAATCGAGTACCTGGGCGGCGTGCTGAAGAACCCGCAGAAGCCCTTCGTGGCCATCCTGGGGGGCTCGAAGGTGAGCGACAAGATCAAGGTCATCGAGAGCCTGCTGCCCAAGGTGGACGCGCTGCTCATCGGTGGTGCCATGGCCTACACCTTCCTCAAGGCGCAGGGCATCGAGGTGGGCAAGAGCCGCGTGGAGGGGGACAAGCTGTCCCTGGCCACGAAGATCCTGGAGGCGGCGGAGCGCCTGAAGACGTCCATCGTGCTGCCGGTGGACCACGTGGTGGCCAACGAGCCCACGGAGCAGGGCGTGAAGCGCGAGACGCCGGACCGGGCCATCCCCGCGGACCAGATGGGGCTGGACATCGGGCCGAAGACGCGCGCGCAGTTCAACCAGCACATCCGCAACGCGAAGACGGTCATCTGGAACGGCCCCATGGGCCTGTTCGAGGTAGCGCAGTTCGCCGAGGGCACCCGCACGGTGGCCGAGTCCATGGCGAACAACCGCACGGCGGTGACGGTGATTGGCGGCGGCGACAGCGCGGCGGCGGTGCAGCAGATGGGCTACGGGGCGAAGATGAGCCACGTGTCCACCGGAGGCGGCGCGTCGCTGGAGTTCCTGGAGGGCCGCGAGCTGCCGGGCATCAAGGCGTTGGAGACGAAGTAGCCCCCTATCATCCTCCCGGGAGGGACCATGGCCACCGAAGCACGCCGGAAGATCGTCGCTGGCAACTGGAAGATGAACAAGA is a window encoding:
- the gap gene encoding type I glyceraldehyde-3-phosphate dehydrogenase → MATKIAINGFGRIGRCVLRAALSRKEQDIEIVAINDLDKPSSLAYLLKYDSVHRTWPGEVKATEKGIIVDGHTIAVTAERDPAALPWKSLGADIVLECTGRFTAREGAEKHLAAGAKKVIVSAPAKGPDLTIAYGINHDQYDPKKHHILSNASCTTNCLAPVAKTLLDSFGIEKGLMTTVHSYTNDQRVLDLAHEDMRRSRAAALSMIPTSTGAAKAIGEVLPSLKGKLHGLAIRVPTPNVSLVDLTVVTSKSVTEDALKAAFRKNAEGPLKGILQYSEEQTVSIDFNGNPHSAIFDATNAYVMGENLVKVMAWYDNEWGFSNRMVDTTKFLASKGF
- a CDS encoding phosphoglycerate kinase, which produces MIRYIDDMQLTGKRVFIRVDFNVPLEGRRVTDDTRIREALPTIRRALEMGGKVILASHLGRPKGPDPKLSLEPAASKLAELLGAKHEVILADDCVGDGVKKQVRELKDAQVLVLENLRFHKEEEANDEAFARELAALADVYINDAFGTAHRAHASTAGMVPFVKEKGAGLLMRKEIEYLGGVLKNPQKPFVAILGGSKVSDKIKVIESLLPKVDALLIGGAMAYTFLKAQGIEVGKSRVEGDKLSLATKILEAAERLKTSIVLPVDHVVANEPTEQGVKRETPDRAIPADQMGLDIGPKTRAQFNQHIRNAKTVIWNGPMGLFEVAQFAEGTRTVAESMANNRTAVTVIGGGDSAAAVQQMGYGAKMSHVSTGGGASLEFLEGRELPGIKALETK